A genomic window from Thermodesulfitimonas autotrophica includes:
- a CDS encoding N-acetylmuramoyl-L-alanine amidase, with translation MLAVRIYDSATLRAGEQEIAVLSPVLLDRLVVVDPGHGGPDPGVVREGVREKDLTLAVALRLAGFLRQGGARVMLTREEDRDLADPETAVGKGRKREDLQRRVDMANANRADIFVSIHVNSFEEDNEYGAQTFYQPGAAAGRELACAIQSALREFLGNTTRLPKAVDYFTGRTAQMPAVVVEVGFITNPQEFKLLQDPAYQSKVAFAIYAGIVRYFAAKAGALTLPGPP, from the coding sequence TTGCTCGCAGTCCGGATTTACGATTCTGCGACGTTGCGGGCCGGGGAACAGGAAATCGCTGTCCTATCCCCCGTACTGTTGGACCGGCTGGTGGTGGTCGATCCGGGCCACGGCGGCCCTGATCCGGGGGTAGTGCGGGAAGGAGTCAGAGAGAAGGACCTGACGTTGGCAGTAGCGCTCAGACTCGCCGGTTTTCTCCGGCAGGGAGGCGCGCGGGTAATGCTTACGCGCGAAGAGGACCGGGACCTGGCCGACCCGGAAACGGCGGTTGGTAAGGGGAGGAAGCGGGAGGATCTCCAGCGCAGGGTGGATATGGCTAACGCGAACCGGGCCGACATTTTTGTAAGCATTCACGTCAACAGTTTTGAGGAGGATAACGAATACGGTGCCCAGACCTTCTACCAGCCGGGCGCGGCGGCGGGACGGGAACTGGCCTGCGCCATCCAGAGCGCTCTGCGGGAGTTTTTGGGGAACACGACGCGGTTACCGAAAGCGGTCGATTACTTCACCGGCCGGACGGCGCAGATGCCGGCAGTGGTGGTGGAGGTGGGCTTTATCACTAACCCGCAGGAATTCAAGCTCCTGCAGGACCCTGCTTACCAGAGCAAGGTCGCCTTTGCGATCTACGCCGGGATAGTCCGCTACTTTGCGGCCAAGGCTGGCGCGCTGACGTTGCCCGGGCCACCTTAG
- a CDS encoding YkgJ family cysteine cluster protein yields the protein MLGVNELYSSLIYAENNGLLRDLERIYLDMPDRECRDCELCCQNPPAASLLEYLNVYRYIRDKLPEKQEAILRGAAEFFFLELADPELKCPFRAAEGCLIAPVRPFGCRLFGLLSEEDYAKREQERVRHVNALADFLQAEYGIGLPEAVLQSRPYCGRNRDGGREITADELTDLEMRLLALDTSIVVPERVFRGGTLAPLPVHLAMTVLNAGVRGKRLEVVRQFLSGSRELLEKYAGRAAGYRF from the coding sequence ATGTTAGGGGTCAACGAACTTTATTCAAGCCTGATTTACGCCGAGAATAACGGACTCTTGAGAGACTTAGAGCGGATTTACCTTGATATGCCCGACAGGGAGTGCCGGGATTGTGAGCTTTGTTGCCAGAATCCGCCTGCCGCTTCTTTGCTCGAGTACCTGAACGTCTACCGCTACATCCGCGATAAACTTCCCGAAAAGCAGGAGGCAATCCTCCGGGGGGCGGCGGAATTTTTCTTTCTCGAGCTTGCCGACCCGGAGCTCAAATGTCCTTTCCGTGCGGCGGAGGGCTGCCTCATTGCGCCGGTTCGCCCGTTCGGCTGCCGGCTTTTCGGCCTTCTCAGCGAAGAGGACTACGCCAAAAGAGAGCAGGAGCGCGTGCGCCACGTTAACGCCCTGGCGGACTTCTTACAGGCGGAATACGGGATCGGGCTGCCAGAGGCGGTGCTCCAGTCTCGCCCCTATTGCGGGCGAAACAGAGACGGGGGCCGGGAGATTACTGCCGACGAACTTACGGACCTCGAGATGCGCCTGCTGGCCCTTGATACCAGCATTGTGGTGCCGGAACGGGTTTTTCGCGGCGGGACGCTGGCGCCGCTTCCGGTGCACTTGGCGATGACGGTGCTCAATGCCGGCGTGCGGGGTAAGCGGTTAGAGGTTGTTCGCCAGTTTCTGTCCGGCTCGCGGGAGTTGCTCGAAAAATATGCGGGGCGGGCCGCGGGTTACCGCTTTTAG
- a CDS encoding SDH family Clp fold serine proteinase has product MAAQFSFFDIIWTIFIISAFLPMLKQQHLEMQRMRLIRAIEQKRRSRLITMIHRQELLSLLGLPLTRYINIEDSEHILRAIRYTPPDMPIDLLLHTPGGLVLAAEQIARALEKHPAKVTVFIPHYAMSGGTMIALAADEIVMDENAVLGPVDPQLGNYPAASILETVRLKGIEKVDDTTVILADISRKAINQVEEFVHYLLRGKMGSEKARAIAHFLTSGRFTHDYPITSEQLKLLGLPVRTDLPKEIYSLMELYPQPSQRRPSVQYIPLPYGRPDRDGKR; this is encoded by the coding sequence ATGGCGGCACAGTTTTCGTTTTTCGACATCATTTGGACTATCTTTATCATTTCGGCCTTCCTGCCCATGCTGAAACAGCAGCACTTAGAGATGCAGCGGATGCGTCTCATCCGGGCAATCGAGCAGAAGCGCCGCTCGCGCCTGATCACCATGATCCACCGGCAGGAACTCTTAAGCCTTTTAGGCCTTCCTCTAACCCGCTACATCAACATTGAGGACTCCGAACATATCCTCCGGGCCATCCGTTATACCCCGCCCGACATGCCGATCGACCTTCTGCTCCACACACCGGGCGGCCTTGTGCTTGCCGCCGAGCAGATCGCGCGGGCGCTCGAGAAACACCCGGCGAAGGTGACGGTTTTTATCCCCCACTACGCGATGTCCGGTGGAACGATGATTGCGCTTGCCGCCGACGAGATCGTGATGGACGAAAACGCGGTGCTCGGCCCCGTCGACCCGCAGCTCGGCAACTACCCGGCCGCCTCAATCCTGGAAACCGTCCGGCTGAAAGGAATCGAAAAGGTCGACGATACCACCGTCATCCTGGCAGACATCTCCCGCAAAGCGATCAACCAGGTCGAGGAATTCGTCCACTATCTCCTGCGCGGGAAAATGGGGAGTGAGAAGGCCCGGGCTATTGCCCACTTCCTCACCAGCGGCCGCTTCACCCACGACTACCCGATCACCTCCGAGCAGTTGAAGTTGCTGGGCCTTCCGGTCCGCACCGACCTGCCCAAAGAGATATACTCCCTGATGGAGCTTTACCCGCAGCCGAGCCAGCGCCGCCCTTCGGTGCAGTACATCCCGCTCCCGTATGGCCGCCCCGACCGCGACGGCAAACGCTGA
- the rplM gene encoding 50S ribosomal protein L13, which produces MRSYMAKPEEVERRWYVLDAAGKSLGRLASKAAHILRGKHKPIFTPHVDTGDHVIIVNADKVLLTGNKLEKKLYIRHSGYPGGLKVMKYATLMKTRPELAVRKAVEGMLPKTRLGARMARRLRVYAGPEHPHQAQKPEAMEL; this is translated from the coding sequence ATGCGCAGCTATATGGCAAAGCCCGAAGAGGTCGAGCGGCGCTGGTACGTACTCGACGCTGCGGGGAAATCCCTCGGGCGGCTGGCGAGCAAAGCGGCGCACATCCTGCGCGGGAAGCATAAGCCGATCTTCACGCCGCATGTCGATACGGGTGATCACGTGATTATCGTGAATGCGGATAAGGTCCTCCTTACGGGGAACAAGTTAGAGAAGAAGCTCTACATCCGGCATTCCGGTTATCCGGGCGGCTTGAAGGTGATGAAGTACGCCACGCTCATGAAAACGCGTCCGGAACTGGCTGTGCGCAAGGCGGTAGAGGGCATGTTGCCGAAGACCAGACTTGGCGCGCGCATGGCCAGGAGACTGCGGGTTTATGCCGGTCCGGAACACCCGCACCAAGCGCAGAAGCCGGAAGCGATGGAGCTTTAA
- the rpsI gene encoding 30S ribosomal protein S9, which translates to MAKVHFYGTGRRKNAIARVFLTPGEGNMVVNERPLDAYFGRKTLEVLVKQPLEVTGMLGRFDVKARVVGGGISGQAGAVRLGIARALVEADPNLRPVLKKAGFLTRDPRMKERRKYGLKKARRAPQFSKR; encoded by the coding sequence TTGGCCAAGGTTCATTTTTACGGCACGGGAAGGCGGAAAAACGCGATTGCCCGGGTGTTTCTCACGCCCGGTGAAGGCAATATGGTTGTTAACGAGCGCCCGCTGGATGCTTACTTTGGGCGGAAAACCTTAGAGGTGCTGGTAAAACAGCCGCTGGAAGTCACCGGGATGCTCGGGCGCTTTGACGTTAAGGCCAGGGTGGTCGGCGGCGGCATTAGCGGGCAGGCGGGTGCGGTGCGGCTCGGTATCGCCCGGGCGCTGGTCGAGGCGGATCCGAACCTGCGTCCGGTTCTGAAAAAGGCCGGCTTTCTGACGCGTGACCCGCGGATGAAAGAGCGCCGCAAGTACGGGCTCAAGAAGGCGCGGCGGGCACCGCAGTTCTCGAAGCGTTAA
- the rnr gene encoding ribonuclease R, producing the protein MTRDEILEYMRRKAYRPLTVAELARVFLPDGKNLTAFKKLLREMEAEGLIYQTRAARYGLPEQFNLLVGRIEGHPKGFAFLIPDREGTADVFIPPGSLNGAMHNDRVAVRLVPGGRGKTREGEVVRVLKRANQRVVGTLHKKRRFAVVVPDDQRLGADIIVPRGRLAGAKSGDKVVLELTAYPAPRTPAEGRVVEVLGPADAPGMDIMVLCRRYDLPDDFPARVLREAEAVPETIPATELNARRDLREELIITIDGEDAKDFDDAVSLTLLPDGFYRLGVHIADVGFYVREGSALDREALKRGTSVYLPGRVVPMLPPRLSNDICSLNPGADRLTFSVEMTLDPAGRVLAYDIFPSVIRSRERMTYTAVRAILEGEPELRALYAHVVPMLERMRDLCLVLRRRRLAAGAIDFNLPETKVELDAAGRPVAVHRVQRSIAEQIIEEFMLLANETVARHAARLGLPFIYRIHPKPDPEKVAALEELLSGLGYSAQGLSRLEPASFQAVLEAVAGKPEERLVNGVMLRSMKQARYAPERTEHFGLASEYYTHFTSPIRRYPDLFIHRVLREALASGTLPDERAAALRAKAALAAALSSERERVAMEAEREATELKKVAFMEDKIGNVYAGFISGVTAWGFYVELENTVEGLVHVRTLTDDFYVYDERRYTLTGQNTGRRFRLGDPVRVQVVRVSVAERMVEFALLTSGNGVY; encoded by the coding sequence ATGACGAGGGACGAAATTCTCGAATACATGCGCCGGAAGGCCTACCGCCCGCTTACGGTGGCGGAGTTGGCGCGGGTTTTCCTCCCTGACGGGAAGAATCTCACCGCTTTTAAGAAGCTCCTCCGGGAGATGGAAGCGGAGGGGCTTATCTACCAGACGCGGGCCGCGCGCTACGGCCTACCGGAGCAGTTTAACTTGCTGGTCGGGCGGATTGAGGGGCACCCGAAGGGCTTTGCCTTCCTTATCCCCGACCGGGAAGGGACGGCGGACGTTTTTATCCCCCCGGGGAGCCTTAACGGGGCAATGCACAACGACCGGGTGGCGGTGCGGCTGGTGCCCGGCGGCAGGGGAAAGACGCGGGAGGGAGAGGTTGTCCGGGTCCTAAAGCGCGCCAACCAGCGCGTGGTGGGGACGCTTCATAAGAAACGGCGCTTTGCAGTGGTGGTGCCGGACGACCAGCGCCTCGGAGCGGACATCATCGTGCCGCGGGGGCGGCTGGCGGGGGCAAAGAGCGGCGACAAGGTAGTGCTCGAGCTCACCGCCTATCCGGCGCCGCGGACGCCGGCTGAGGGGCGGGTGGTCGAGGTTTTGGGTCCGGCGGACGCGCCGGGCATGGATATCATGGTTCTTTGCCGGCGCTACGACCTGCCGGACGATTTTCCCGCCAGGGTGCTCCGGGAAGCCGAGGCGGTACCGGAAACCATTCCCGCCACGGAACTTAACGCCCGCCGCGACCTGCGGGAGGAGCTTATCATTACCATTGACGGGGAGGACGCCAAAGATTTTGACGACGCGGTGAGCCTCACTCTTCTGCCTGATGGCTTTTACCGGCTGGGGGTCCATATTGCGGATGTGGGGTTCTACGTGCGGGAAGGCAGCGCCCTCGACCGGGAAGCGCTGAAACGGGGGACGAGCGTTTACCTCCCGGGGCGGGTGGTGCCGATGCTCCCGCCCCGGCTTTCCAACGATATCTGCAGTCTAAATCCCGGCGCGGACCGGTTGACATTCTCGGTCGAAATGACGCTTGATCCTGCGGGGCGCGTGCTGGCCTACGACATCTTTCCGTCGGTTATTAGGTCGCGGGAGCGGATGACCTATACGGCGGTGCGCGCCATCCTGGAGGGAGAACCGGAACTGCGGGCGCTGTATGCCCATGTGGTGCCGATGCTCGAAAGGATGCGCGATCTCTGCCTTGTCTTGCGCCGCCGCCGCCTCGCGGCGGGGGCAATCGACTTCAACCTTCCGGAGACGAAGGTGGAGCTTGACGCGGCGGGGCGCCCGGTGGCGGTTCACCGGGTGCAGCGGAGCATTGCCGAACAGATCATTGAGGAGTTCATGCTCTTGGCAAACGAAACGGTGGCGCGCCATGCGGCCCGGCTTGGCCTGCCTTTTATCTACCGGATTCACCCGAAGCCGGACCCGGAAAAGGTTGCGGCGCTGGAGGAGCTTCTATCCGGTCTCGGTTACAGCGCGCAGGGACTTAGCCGCCTCGAACCGGCGAGTTTTCAGGCGGTGCTCGAGGCGGTTGCCGGGAAGCCGGAAGAACGGCTGGTAAACGGCGTCATGCTCCGCTCTATGAAGCAGGCGCGTTACGCTCCGGAGCGGACGGAGCACTTCGGGCTGGCCTCGGAGTACTACACCCACTTTACTTCGCCCATCCGGCGGTATCCCGACCTTTTCATCCACCGGGTGCTGCGGGAAGCGCTTGCGAGTGGGACCCTGCCCGACGAGCGGGCGGCGGCACTACGGGCGAAGGCGGCCTTGGCGGCGGCGCTATCCTCCGAACGCGAGCGGGTGGCGATGGAGGCGGAGCGCGAGGCGACCGAGCTTAAAAAGGTGGCCTTCATGGAGGATAAAATCGGGAACGTTTACGCCGGTTTCATCAGCGGGGTGACCGCCTGGGGTTTCTACGTGGAGCTTGAGAATACCGTCGAAGGTCTGGTCCACGTTCGGACGCTCACCGATGATTTTTACGTTTACGACGAACGCCGCTACACCCTTACGGGCCAGAACACCGGTCGCCGTTTTCGGCTAGGCGACCCTGTCCGGGTACAGGTGGTACGCGTTTCCGTTGCCGAGCGAATGGTCGAATTCGCACTCTTGACATCTGGAAACGGGGTATATTAA
- a CDS encoding LysE family transporter, which yields MMPGPLLTVTVAESARQGAKAGPLLVVGHGLLEAALVAAIALGIGPFIARQGVVAGISLVGGGFLLWMGATILRDVVKGRVSLDLTAGTKGSNSAASAGVGRLIGLGAGVSLSNPYWSLWWATIGLSYVNVALRWGWGGVAVFFTGHILADLVWYAAVAGVVGGGRRFLGPALYRAVLTVAALFLIGLAGYFILKGLEYWHF from the coding sequence ATGATGCCCGGACCGCTCCTGACGGTAACGGTTGCCGAAAGCGCCCGGCAGGGCGCGAAGGCGGGGCCGCTCCTTGTGGTTGGCCACGGCCTCTTAGAGGCGGCGCTGGTGGCGGCAATAGCTCTGGGGATAGGGCCTTTTATCGCGCGCCAGGGGGTGGTCGCGGGGATTTCGCTGGTGGGCGGCGGTTTCTTGCTCTGGATGGGAGCGACGATCTTGCGTGACGTCGTTAAGGGGCGGGTTTCGCTGGACCTTACCGCTGGTACAAAGGGGAGTAATTCTGCGGCGAGCGCCGGTGTGGGACGTCTGATCGGGCTGGGGGCGGGAGTGAGCCTTTCGAATCCTTACTGGAGCCTCTGGTGGGCTACCATCGGCCTTTCGTACGTGAACGTTGCTCTGCGGTGGGGCTGGGGCGGCGTGGCGGTTTTCTTCACCGGGCATATCCTGGCCGACCTGGTCTGGTACGCGGCTGTGGCCGGTGTCGTGGGCGGCGGGCGTCGGTTTCTGGGTCCCGCGCTTTACCGGGCGGTGCTGACGGTGGCGGCGCTGTTTCTAATCGGGCTGGCGGGGTATTTTATCCTTAAAGGCCTGGAATACTGGCATTTTTGA